One window from the genome of Diabrotica virgifera virgifera chromosome 6, PGI_DIABVI_V3a encodes:
- the LOC126886127 gene encoding uncharacterized protein LOC126886127 produces MDFCVTQKQVPTVKRIHRTFAEEYTYSGSIESLRTVIRKMEFRWRKTRTNRKLLMEKPNIQHLRLNFLRSMKRYRNANLPVIYMDETYVHSSHTYQKSWSDSSNKGIQKPVSKGQMLVIVHAGGESGFVKNAYLRYKPTIKTGDYHDTMNYDNYKKWLQDKLIPNLPPNSVLVIDNAPYHNVQTEKCPTMSSRKAEMQQ; encoded by the coding sequence ATGGATTTTTGTGTAACACAAAAACAAGTCCCAACTGTGAAACGCATACACAGAACATTTGCAGAGGAGTACACCTACTCGGGTTCCATAGAAAGCCTACGAACAGTAATTAGAAAGATGGAATTTCGTTGGCGAAAAACCAGAactaatagaaaattattaatggaAAAGCCCAATATTCAACATCTTAGACTGAATTTCTTACGTAGTATGAAACGTTACAGGAACGCAAATCTCCCAGTTATATACATGGATGAAACATACGTCCATTCATCTCATACCTACCAAAAGAGCTGGTCTGATAGTTCAAACAAGGGCATACAAAAACCAGTATCTAAAGGACAGATGCTTGTGATAGTGCATGCTGGAGGTGAAAGTGGTTTTGTTAAAAACGCTTATCTGCGCTACAAACCTACTATAAAAACAGGAGATTATCATGATACAATGAACTACGACAATTACAAAAAGTGGCTTCAGGATAAACTGATACCAAATTTGCCCCCGAACAGCGTTTTAGTGATTGATAATGCACCGTATCACAACGTACAAACTGAGAAATGTCCAACTATGTCTTCCAGGAAAGCAGAAATGCAGCAGTAG